CTGCTTCTGCGGATTCCTCAATGGAAACCAAGGCGACATCGCGTCCTGCAAAATTGCATGACCAAAACATTTTTGCTGTTGGCTTGGCAATAGTTGTGTATTCTGAAAACTCTGCTCGAACAAGCCCAGCATCAACAAGATCGCTGAGGTTGTTATAGCTAAGCCCATACGAAGCTAACCCATTTTCGCTGGCATGTTTCCCAAGATCAATAATTCGGACTCTCCCGAAATCGGTAGATGAATTGCAGAAGTCCTGAAAAATCTTGGCCGTTCTTTGCTCCAAAGTCGAAACAACTTGCAGAGTCTTTAACGAGAAGGCGCCGGGAGATTTCACTTCGCCAGCAAGTATCCTTCCGTAAAGTTCCTGTACTTCAGTGATTGATTTTAGAGAAGCGTCTTTTAAGAAGGTGTTCATCCAGTCATCAGAGATTTCATTATCAACTTCTTTATCGATGCTAGGCTGAGCATTCTCAGCATCTGTGGTTTCCCGAAGAGCTTTCGCAGCGATCAATGCAATGTTTTCTCGATTTTTTTGCCCTCTAACGATGTCGGCGGCATGATATTCCAAAGCTCGTTGAGTCAAAGCGGGATCGGCGAATTGACTAGCTGCGGCATCTCCGCTGTGCCGTATAATATTCGAGCGCGCTTCATGCTTCGCCCTTATCTCTGCGGCTTCACTCTCGTACTTAGCTTTGATTACAGCTGCCTTTCCCTCAAAATACGAAGCAGGCACTTCGGCCATACCGGTAAAAATTCGGCCTGCTGCTTTCCAAAACGTTTTCTGAACCGCAGGCGGAACGCCGGTTGTCAGTGCGCCCATGGCCTCGCTAATCTCGGTAAGAGCATTGCCGGAAGGCTGATCAAGATTGTCGGTCATAACTAACTTGTCAATTG
This genomic stretch from Azospirillum humicireducens harbors:
- a CDS encoding DUF2806 domain-containing protein, giving the protein MTDNLDQPSGNALTEISEAMGALTTGVPPAVQKTFWKAAGRIFTGMAEVPASYFEGKAAVIKAKYESEAAEIRAKHEARSNIIRHSGDAAASQFADPALTQRALEYHAADIVRGQKNRENIALIAAKALRETTDAENAQPSIDKEVDNEISDDWMNTFLKDASLKSITEVQELYGRILAGEVKSPGAFSLKTLQVVSTLEQRTAKIFQDFCNSSTDFGRVRIIDLGKHASENGLASYGLSYNNLSDLVDAGLVRAEFSEYTTIAKPTAKMFWSCNFAGRDVALVSIEESAEAEEKLQLKGPSLTQAGTELRRVVPMEPNKIYFEDFSKWLKDRNLRLMIMHPNERGSYNGRPFEI